The following are encoded in a window of Prevotella melaninogenica genomic DNA:
- a CDS encoding alpha-L-fucosidase, protein MKKTLLLIATLLTSYVGMAQETYHPTAENLKAREQFQDEKFGIFLHWGLYSMMGTTEWIMTNRDINYKEYPKLAKTFYPSEFDADAWVKAIKAAGAKYITITTRHHDGFSLFKTATSTYNSVDGTPFKRDIIKEMADACQRNGIKLHLYYSHLDWGREDYPVGRTGTGTGRPKEKANWASYYKFMNTQLTELLTNYGKVGAIWFDGWWDHDSDAKPFDWQLEEQYALIHKLQPQCLVANNHHHTPFPGEDIQIFERDLPGENKAGLSGQSIGRLPLESCQTINEHWGYNITDTLYKSPKELIQMLVRAAGKNANLLLNIGPEPGGALPALTLNRLQSLGKWLNQYGETIYGTRGGIVGPHDWGVSTQRGNKLYIHILNCMDSSLFIPTDNHKIKSATVFGTNKRVNFTKTGNGITLNLDTVPTDIDYIVELTL, encoded by the coding sequence ATGAAGAAGACTCTACTTTTAATCGCAACACTGCTGACAAGTTATGTCGGTATGGCACAAGAGACTTACCATCCAACGGCTGAGAATCTTAAAGCACGCGAACAGTTCCAAGACGAGAAGTTTGGTATCTTCCTGCATTGGGGACTCTACTCAATGATGGGTACTACCGAATGGATTATGACCAACAGGGATATCAACTATAAGGAATATCCTAAATTGGCAAAGACGTTCTATCCTTCAGAGTTTGATGCGGATGCTTGGGTGAAAGCAATCAAAGCTGCTGGTGCAAAGTATATCACCATTACGACACGTCACCACGATGGATTCTCACTCTTTAAGACGGCTACCAGCACGTATAATTCCGTTGATGGTACTCCGTTCAAACGTGACATCATAAAAGAAATGGCTGATGCTTGCCAACGTAATGGTATCAAGTTGCATCTTTACTATTCTCACCTTGACTGGGGACGCGAAGACTATCCAGTGGGAAGAACAGGAACTGGCACTGGTAGACCAAAAGAGAAGGCTAACTGGGCAAGCTACTATAAGTTTATGAACACGCAGTTGACGGAATTGCTCACTAACTATGGAAAGGTGGGAGCAATCTGGTTTGATGGCTGGTGGGATCATGACAGCGATGCAAAACCTTTCGACTGGCAGTTGGAGGAGCAGTATGCTTTGATTCATAAGCTACAACCACAGTGCCTCGTCGCTAACAACCACCATCATACTCCGTTCCCTGGTGAGGATATCCAAATCTTCGAACGTGACTTACCGGGTGAGAACAAGGCGGGTCTCTCTGGTCAGAGCATTGGCCGCCTACCCTTAGAATCATGCCAGACTATCAACGAGCATTGGGGTTACAACATCACTGACACCCTCTACAAATCACCCAAAGAGCTGATTCAAATGCTCGTTCGTGCTGCTGGAAAGAATGCCAATCTCCTCCTCAATATCGGTCCAGAACCAGGTGGTGCCCTTCCCGCCCTTACCCTCAACCGTCTTCAGTCCTTAGGTAAATGGCTGAACCAATATGGTGAAACCATCTACGGCACTCGTGGCGGCATCGTTGGTCCACACGATTGGGGCGTAAGTACACAACGTGGTAACAAACTCTACATCCACATTCTTAACTGTATGGACTCCAGCCTCTTCATCCCTACTGACAACCATAAAATCAAGTCTGCCACCGTCTTTGGCACCAACAAGCGTGTCAACTTCACAAAGACTGGTAATGGTATCACCCTCAACCTCGACACCGTCCCCACCGACATTGATTATATCGTTGAGTTGACGTTGTGA
- a CDS encoding DUF4435 domain-containing protein, with translation MGKRLSDNLSSAYIDAANRLNGKRARRKIIAYVEAYDDIFFWRTVLSGFENEDRYFEVMLPSRLNLTKGKRSVLMNLVSQNIGENMIACVDADYDYLLQGTTPLSDEVNNNPYVFHTYAYAIENLQCYAPSLHDVTVAVTLNDHSIFNFEEFLKLYSESIHPLFVWSIWHYRQGIHRRFTISDFNRVVEIGNFSLQGATESIQRLRHKVQMRVRQLQKENPNAKESYLKLKDELRSLGVTPSSTYLYIQGHHLFDNIVVPVLKRVCDLLVREREDEINRNAVHDTQRRNELSSYGHSTEAIIPMLRRNVGYTNAEPFLRLKEDIYTFLNPPTQQSTD, from the coding sequence ATGGGAAAAAGACTGAGCGACAACCTGTCATCGGCTTATATTGATGCAGCGAACCGATTGAATGGTAAGCGGGCACGGAGAAAGATTATCGCATATGTGGAAGCATATGACGATATTTTCTTTTGGCGCACTGTCTTAAGCGGTTTTGAGAACGAGGATCGTTACTTTGAAGTGATGTTGCCATCGCGATTAAACCTTACCAAGGGCAAACGGTCAGTATTGATGAACCTCGTTTCGCAGAATATTGGTGAGAACATGATTGCTTGTGTGGATGCTGATTATGACTATCTGCTACAAGGAACTACCCCACTATCCGATGAAGTGAACAACAATCCATACGTTTTTCATACGTATGCTTATGCCATTGAAAACCTACAATGCTATGCACCGAGCCTACATGATGTGACAGTAGCAGTAACGCTCAACGACCATTCTATCTTTAACTTCGAAGAGTTCCTAAAGCTGTACAGTGAGAGTATACACCCTCTCTTTGTCTGGAGTATCTGGCATTATCGCCAAGGTATTCATCGACGATTTACAATCTCTGACTTTAATCGAGTTGTGGAGATTGGTAATTTCTCTCTACAAGGGGCAACAGAAAGTATTCAACGACTGCGTCATAAGGTGCAGATGCGTGTACGACAACTACAAAAGGAGAATCCGAACGCAAAGGAAAGCTATCTAAAACTAAAAGACGAACTGCGTTCCTTAGGTGTTACACCTTCATCAACCTATCTATATATACAAGGTCATCATCTCTTTGATAACATAGTTGTACCAGTCTTGAAACGGGTATGCGACCTTCTTGTGCGTGAACGTGAAGACGAGATTAACCGCAATGCAGTACACGATACGCAACGTCGCAACGAACTATCAAGTTATGGTCATAGTACGGAGGCGATTATCCCTATGCTCCGTCGCAATGTAGGTTATACGAACGCTGAACCATTCCTAAGATTGAAAGAAGATATTTATACATTCTTGAATCCACCGACACAACAATCAACTGACTAA
- a CDS encoding AAA family ATPase, which translates to MQKYADYIEEIEIDSLWSGKKHIRWTLDRQVNILSGINGVGKSTILNKVIRSLSQGGEFPSHSLKGVRLKVSPNDARWIRYDIIRSFDRPLMNSDSISKINLDLVTELDWQLFQLQRKYLDYQVNIGNRIIETLQSGEADALEKAQQISQPKKRFQDILDDLFTETGKKIIRSENEIKFSSLGEELAPYQLSSGEKQILVILLTVLVEDNEHYVLFMDEPEVSLHIEWQKRLIDLILELNPNVQIILTTHSPAVIMNGWIDRVTEVTDITDK; encoded by the coding sequence ATGCAGAAATACGCAGATTACATAGAAGAGATTGAGATTGACTCGCTTTGGAGCGGGAAGAAACATATCCGTTGGACACTGGACCGACAGGTGAATATCCTCAGTGGTATCAATGGTGTCGGGAAGAGTACCATACTTAATAAGGTGATACGCAGTCTGTCGCAAGGTGGTGAATTCCCCAGCCATTCACTGAAGGGTGTCCGACTAAAGGTAAGTCCTAATGATGCGCGGTGGATACGTTATGATATTATCCGCTCGTTTGACCGTCCACTGATGAACTCGGATAGCATCAGCAAGATTAACCTCGATCTTGTTACAGAACTTGATTGGCAGCTTTTCCAACTTCAACGTAAGTATCTTGACTATCAGGTGAATATCGGTAATCGTATTATCGAGACCTTACAAAGTGGTGAGGCAGATGCTCTAGAGAAGGCGCAGCAGATTTCTCAACCTAAAAAACGCTTTCAAGACATCTTAGACGACCTCTTCACCGAGACTGGTAAGAAGATTATTCGCTCGGAGAATGAGATAAAGTTCTCATCACTCGGTGAGGAGCTGGCTCCTTATCAGCTGTCAAGTGGTGAGAAGCAGATTTTGGTTATCCTGCTGACCGTATTGGTAGAAGACAATGAACATTACGTTCTCTTTATGGACGAGCCAGAGGTGAGCCTGCATATAGAGTGGCAGAAACGCTTAATCGACCTCATCTTAGAACTGAATCCAAATGTTCAGATTATCCTCACGACCCACAGTCCAGCTGTCATCATGAACGGATGGATTGACCGTGTAACAGAGGTTACGGACATAACCGATAAATGA
- the cysK gene encoding cysteine synthase A, producing MAKVVNKLTELIGNTPLLALNKFSAERGLKTPVLAKVEYFNPGGSVKDRIALAMIEDAEAKGLLKPGATIIEPTSGNTGVGLALVSAVKGYKLILTMPETMSVERRNLVKAYGATVKLTSGKDGMKGAIKAAEELRDSIPGSIILQQFENQANPERHYLTTGPEIWRDTDGRVDVFVAGVGTGGTVSGIGRYLKELNPDVKVIAVEPTSSPVLSGGESGPHKIQGIGAGFVPNTYNNKYVDEIFQVENDQAILAGRQLAQQEGLLVGISSGAAAFAATEIAKRPENAGKTIVTLLPDTGERYLSTVLYAFDEYPL from the coding sequence ATGGCAAAGGTAGTAAACAAACTCACAGAACTTATCGGTAATACACCACTGTTAGCACTTAATAAATTCTCTGCAGAAAGAGGACTCAAGACTCCTGTTCTTGCAAAGGTTGAGTATTTCAATCCTGGTGGTAGTGTGAAGGATCGTATAGCATTGGCTATGATAGAGGATGCTGAGGCTAAGGGACTCTTGAAGCCAGGAGCTACAATCATTGAGCCAACCAGTGGAAATACAGGCGTTGGCTTGGCTTTAGTGTCAGCGGTGAAGGGTTATAAGCTTATTCTCACCATGCCAGAAACCATGAGTGTGGAGCGTCGCAACCTTGTAAAGGCTTACGGTGCTACCGTGAAGTTAACAAGTGGAAAGGATGGTATGAAGGGTGCTATCAAGGCTGCGGAGGAGTTGAGAGATTCTATTCCAGGTAGTATTATTCTTCAGCAGTTTGAGAATCAGGCTAATCCAGAACGTCACTATCTTACTACTGGTCCTGAGATTTGGCGCGATACAGATGGTAGGGTTGATGTGTTTGTAGCTGGTGTAGGTACTGGCGGTACGGTGAGTGGTATCGGTCGCTACCTCAAGGAGCTGAATCCTGATGTGAAGGTTATTGCTGTTGAGCCAACTTCATCTCCTGTATTGAGTGGTGGCGAGAGTGGACCACATAAGATTCAGGGTATTGGTGCAGGCTTTGTGCCAAACACTTACAATAATAAGTATGTTGATGAGATTTTCCAAGTAGAGAATGATCAAGCTATCCTTGCTGGTCGTCAGTTGGCGCAACAAGAAGGTTTGTTGGTTGGTATTTCTTCTGGTGCTGCAGCTTTTGCAGCTACCGAGATTGCTAAGCGTCCTGAGAATGCAGGTAAGACCATCGTAACCTTGCTGCCAGATACAGGTGAGCGTTATCTCTCAACAGTGCTTTACGCCTTTGACGAGTATCCTCTTTAG
- a CDS encoding PDDEXK nuclease domain-containing protein: protein MNNKLTSPNLFSDVCGIIEQGRQQAYAAVNKSMIETYWNIGKRIVEEEQSGKERAEYGEEIINNLSIQLTHRYGRGFSKRYLAYFRRFYLIFQDITILQSRLQNLTWTHIIKVLRIDDETAMRWYLETASKEMWSVRTLDRNISTQYYERHYVQPKPQNKAQKPNKFELLKSPIVAEFLGFKQDSTYSETDLETAIISHLQDFMMELGRGFAFMGRQQLVRTDTQDYHIDLVFYNVVLKCYVLIDLKLGTITHQDVGQMDMYVRMYDELKRTEGDNPTIGIVLCSETSKDIARYSILKGNEQLFAAKYKTFLPTDEQLRKEIERQKQTFLLQK from the coding sequence ATGAACAATAAATTAACATCACCAAACTTATTCAGTGATGTCTGTGGCATCATCGAGCAAGGACGTCAACAGGCTTATGCCGCTGTCAACAAATCAATGATAGAAACCTATTGGAACATAGGGAAACGTATTGTTGAAGAAGAACAAAGTGGTAAAGAACGTGCTGAATATGGTGAAGAGATTATCAACAATCTCTCTATCCAACTAACACATCGGTATGGACGAGGATTCAGCAAAAGGTATTTGGCATACTTTCGCCGCTTCTATCTTATCTTTCAAGACATTACAATTTTGCAATCACGATTGCAAAATCTAACCTGGACGCATATCATCAAGGTCCTACGCATAGACGACGAGACTGCTATGCGATGGTATCTTGAAACAGCATCAAAGGAGATGTGGAGCGTCCGAACACTTGACAGAAACATCTCAACACAGTACTATGAACGTCATTATGTCCAACCAAAACCACAAAATAAAGCCCAAAAACCTAACAAATTTGAACTTCTAAAAAGTCCTATCGTTGCAGAGTTTCTCGGCTTCAAACAAGATAGTACCTACTCTGAAACCGACCTTGAGACAGCAATTATCAGCCATCTACAAGACTTTATGATGGAGTTAGGACGAGGGTTTGCCTTTATGGGGAGACAACAACTGGTCAGGACCGACACACAAGATTATCATATTGATTTAGTATTCTATAATGTCGTTCTGAAATGCTACGTGCTTATTGACCTAAAATTAGGAACTATCACACATCAGGATGTTGGACAAATGGATATGTATGTACGTATGTATGATGAATTAAAACGTACGGAAGGTGACAATCCAACCATCGGCATTGTCTTATGCTCAGAAACAAGTAAAGACATCGCACGATACTCTATCTTAAAAGGTAATGAACAGTTGTTTGCAGCAAAGTACAAAACTTTCTTACCAACAGACGAACAGTTACGAAAAGAGATTGAACGACAGAAGCAAACCTTCCTATTACAAAAATAA